AATTAATAATTTCAAAACAGCAAAATGAACCTTATTAGAATCAGACCTTTAAGGTGTCATTGGAGTGATAAACCACTCTTGAGAGTTCTCATTACAGACCAAAGAGAGAAGAATATCTGAAATTGTGTTATCAGTGTATATTTCAGAGGAGCTACATCGATGAAGTCCTCATTACAGATCCAAATTTGTACCAAAAGTGCAAAcatatcaaaaaaaattaaaattttaataccTAAGTTTTCTAAAATGTAAAGATGCCACCGGCATGCTGAGGTACCATACCAAGAAGAGTATATCCAGATCACAATGCAGATTAGAAGTGCTTTTGAACAACTGGGTTGTGCGAAATCTGATATTGAAAAGTTAATAGGGAGCCTAATGGACAAGGAATCTCAGCTGCAGGATTTATCACAAGAGGCTCAAACAACTAACTGTATCTGACAATAATAGGCGTGTTGACCTTGTGTCTACTACCATCCATCCAAACTAACATCCCAAAAACATAACCATCCGTTTCGGGAGTGTCCCTTAGAGTTAATGTAACTCTAAATTGCTTCTTTTCACCCACAAACTTAAAAGCTAAAATTTGAGGCTCAACATCAACCTTCAGTTCCGAAGGCGCAGTGACCTTCACCCTATACTTACCTGGACATCCAACGTTCTCAACGGTCCGAATAAGAACCACTGGATGTCCAATCTGAATATACGGAACTGTTATGGTTGGATAGTTTTAGTTCAGTATGTTGAATTCTTTTTTTGTTCGAGGAGGTTCATAGGGACCGTCACCGGGTTTGTAGAATTCATCAAGATGTCCAGCACACGCACCCCGAAACCACAAGTAATTTAAATACTCTTTGGTCGTAATGTCATATACGAGTCCGGGGTTGGCGACACGGTTAGGCTGCAGCTCACCTGCGCCATATGCAAATGGTGTTGCCGTTTTCAATCTTATTTCATCATGTTCCTTCATAGGCCTACCGAAAGTATCATATACACTTGCTGcaaaagacaataatttttttttttggattaaaaaaaaaagacaacgATTTTATACACTATAATAATAAAGAtataaatgcaatttttttttttatcggcAAATAAGATTTTACTAAAAGCACACAAGATTTTATCggcaaataagatttttttattgtcttttGCAGCAAGTGTATATGATACTTTCGGTAGGCCTATGAAGGAACATGATGAAATAAGATTGAAAACGGCAACACCATTTGCATATGGCGCAGGTGAGTTGCAGCCTAACCGTGTCGCCAACCCCGGACTCGTATATGACATTACGACCGAAGAGTATTTAAATTACTTGTGGTTTCGGGGTGCGTGTGCTGGACAACTTGATGAATTCTACAAACCCGATGACGGTCCCTATGAACCTCCTCGAACAAAAAAAGAATTCAACATACTGAACTTAAACTATCCAACCATAACAGTTCCGTATATTCAGATTGGACATCCAGTGGTTCTTATTCGGACCGTTGAGAACGTTGGATGTCCAGGTAAGTATAGGGTGAAGGTCATTGCGCCTTCGGAACTGAAGGTTGATGTTGAGCCTCAAATTTTAGCTTTTACGTTTGTGGGTGAAAAGAAGCAATTTAGAGTTACATTAACTCTAAGGGACACTCCCGAAACGGATGGTTATGTTTTTGGGATGTTAGTTTGGATGGATGGTAGTAGACACAAGGTCAACACGCCTATTATTGTCAGATACAGTTAGTTGTTTGAGCCTCTTGTTCTCTTGTGATAAATCCTGCAGCTGAGATTCCTTGTCCATTAGGCTTTACATCGTATTCTGTTCTCACTTTAGATATGTGTGCCACGGGATACCTGCATATGCATGTGCAGAATCAGTGGCGGAAAATAAAATTCGGACGTCCgctataaaattataatatataaattaaatacaaaaattatatttcatgcAATAATTTATGTCAAACACAAAtttgatcataaaaaaattaaattgcataCGATAAATAATATTCCACGTGTTccgaatttatatttttttggaaacgGCAAAATTGTATTAGAGAGCAACTATGGGTACAAGGCATACACATAGATGGAACACAGGAAAACAAAAACCTGCACCATTCCAAAGCAGACCAGCCATATATAGCTGGCCACaccaaaaaaatacaacaaaaccGCTAACCTCAAGCAAACAACACCCAAAAAAAAGACACACCCTAAAAGAAACAAACAGCAATAATATTCAAAGCCAACACGCCAGAAACTAGAGAAAAAGCCTGCACCAACCAAAAAACCAGAAACCAAAAACAGCAGATAAAAAACACAAGATCATCTCCGAAAACAATACTCCGGTTCACGTTGCCATTCGTAAAGCAAACACGGGGTGATCTTCAATCTACGGACACTCCACCTTCAAGACAAAACCTTAATctcttcaaaatataaaatctcgAGCATAAGGAAAAAATTTACCGGTTGTAGTTGATGTATTTCAAAATACGGACAGCATCTTTGTAATCCACGTGCGCAGTAGGGAGCGGATCTTGATCATCAACAACTTGAACTTCTCGGTTCCTGTCCCTGCCCAATATAAGTCCAATGGCGCCTAGACTATATGCTTCCTTAGCCTTTGTATTTTCATCAGAACCACCACCCAGATAACAAaatattatctttcctttcacCTTGTTTGGATCAAGAGCTCCCGTCTTGCAAAACATGCTACAAAAAATTAAGTAGATTTTAACAGATCATATCTACCACacataaaaaatcatttgaGAACTTCCAGCTTGGTTTATGTAATCTTACGCGTCTGTATCGGATGCATAGTGATATTTAACATCAGCACCACTAGCCAATGGGTAGAACTTCCCATGTCGTAATTTAAACTTGTTAAATGCTTTTGCCtaaaatttaaagaatgaaCATAATCAAACTAGTTAGATTATGCGAGCCAACAGGGTAGCAAAATAGGAGCAAATCAGTTTGTATTGAAATGGTAACGTGTCATACAATTTAAATAGACTTCCTAATTCAACTAAAACTCCTAAAATTCAACTGATATCTTATTCCTAAAGATATGGTTCTACTAACAACTTTGACTAATTCACCTAACATGATTTATAACGTGATGCATAATAATTGACAACCACCAAAATCCTATTGCTAACATATTAGATGCAAAATAACACTTAATATTAGCTTTTATGTATGGTACCTTGAAAACTCGGTTATCACCCAAGGTAACATCACAGAAGAAATCCCTGTCCGTTGTGGTCGCCGCTACTGTAATCGCCCATGGTTCACAGTTTACTATAGTCTTTGGCTCTGGTCCTTTGTTTCCGGCAGCTTTAACGACAATTTTCCCGTTAGCGACCGCTTTGAAGGATGACCGATAAGATCCACCATATGTAAACTTCCTATCCTTATCATAACCCATCGAAACTGATATAACATCCACTCCGTCATGAATGGCAGCATCATAAGCATCCACGACGTCCAAATCATTGCATTGTTGTTCCTCTTTGTCATTTGGCCAGCACACCTTGTAACATGCTACTCGAGCTCTCGGTGCTCCACCGCTTGCGGTTCCGTGGCCAAGACCGCAAGAACTTGCTCTCGGAACGAAATTACCACCTGATGTGGCTAATGTATGGGTGCCATGACCATCATAGTCACGCGGACTAAAAAGCAAAGAATGGCCCCCTCCATCTGATTGACAAAAATTCTGGTAAAAATACTTGGCCCCAATGAGCTTCCTACATGCAAATTGTTAAAGTCAGAATTATGCAATTCACAGATTCAAATTTTGGCCTCGCATAATATGATATAATAAGAGGTAAGTAATAGAAAATAGTCTCCACATATATTactgtgtttgtttgttttttatatactaatataaataaaCAACTTGAATGAAATAAtaagtttattaaataatgaaAGAGAGGTTAACTTGTTGCAATGAAAGTTATCCCAATTGTCACGGTTAGTTTGGCAGATTCCACGCCACTTGGCTGGGATTGGTCCCATCCCTTCATCATTGAAGCTCTCGGATTCAGGCCAAACGCCTATAAAGAAACGGTTACAATTTAGATTAGATATAAAGTTTGCATTAGTAAAATAACATTGCAGTTACATTAAATTCAAAAGGTATtacctttttaaaatttattcaaaaaagtgTGTATTAATATAGATCATAGATCAtatgatatatttataaaaagatACGATGAATCATCTTTCATTACCTGTGTCTATATTTCCAATAATGATATCTTCTCCAAGTGATTTTTTCCATATTGATGCATTTGGAAAATTGCCATTCTTTATTGCCAACCGAAGAAAAACCCATGAGTGGGTTGTGAGCAATTTAGATGTTTCACTCAATGATACATATTGTACATTAGGATGCTCTGCATGAACCAAATAAAGCAACAGTTAGAAAATCAAGTGTAACATTCTCCTAGTTCAAATAAACCAATCCAAAGAGTCCCTAGTATTGGAACTGTTGCACAAGACAAGACACTAAAAAGTGATCCAAATATGTGGCTGTTTAAGTTTTGGTGcttcttattttgtttttcatatGCAATCTTACTTCATAAACTGATAAAAATGGGTTCAGTGTGAGGAAGCTGGAATGAAAGTGATTGAGAATAAGTAACATGACTTTGCAATAGTTATGAAAATGAAACAATTAGAAACATCGTGATTTAACTGAAAAAGCCTTGTTGCATATGAAAGTGATGTTTAGAGAACTATTTTTCGGAAGATTCTCTTTACCTTAAAACACAAAAGCAAGAATAACAGTTTTGAATTCACACCATTCATTAGCAAAAGCAACACGTTGGAGGGGTTAGTATGGAACAAAATTAGGTGCACCAAACATGGGATTGGATACTTTTGTGGATTTGGAATTGTTTAATTTCTAGCGTGACCTGCGCACAGACTGATAATTCTTCTAGCGTGGCAAGCCTATCGACCAAACTTGGCAAACAATCAATAAGTAATTTAAAAAACATATCGAAAAGACTCGTGTTATTTTATGGGAACATCTATTTAAAAGCAAAGATGTTACAATGAACATTAAATAAGTGGGATAGATATCGTAATTTGTGAACACACATAACTGTATCTTATCATATGTAATCCAATTTCAAATAGTTTTGTTTGTTACATAAATCAAATTCAGACACAATTGGACAACATGGTGTACTGCATTAGCATAGAATATAGATAGATGTATCTTTTCCCACTATACACAAGTGGGAAAAGTGTATTTAGCAGTtattaaaagacaaaaaaatgaacTGATCAccaggtgtgtgtgtgtgtgtgtgttaggTAGGTGAAAGtatataattttgaattttcaacaCATTTTTGGAGTGTTACATAGCACTACAGTAGCAGTGGTAATAATAACAACTGTAATAAGGTGAGTGAATCGTGAAATTATTAGAAAGGTAAAGTTTGATTTCAAGAAGGAAAGGATAATTACATGAAGTTGAGCTACTTACTTGATATGTGTGCCGCCTCCTCTTCATTCAGCATTGCAAGATATCTATCATGTGTGCAAAATTTCACATTAGTTTTGTCACCATAAAATTTCATGTATTTTGTGGTTAAATTCGTTTATACCTTTGTACATGAGGTCCAAGTAAATCACCATGAGAGTTAGTCATCGATTGACGATCATCTGCTTGACGGTGTGATCCTAAGCACACAATATAGgactaacaaaacaaaaacaaaattggttATTAAACAACGGTTTGAATGtctaaaatatgaaaaattgaacAGACACCGTATAAATATGATGAATATTGAATAAGGATGGAAAAATGAAGCTATGAATATTATGTGGTATTGACCTGCTTAATCTTGCAACCCGTCTGAGGCGGCTTGTCCGGGACAGTAGGTTCATGATGATGTTCTGAGAACATTTGCATGAATCTCATCACATCATATTGTTTTTTCAGAGGTTGCTTCTTCAACCATAGCTCTGGAACAAACTTGTAAGCACCTATTCACCATATAATAAATGTATCAcatacttaataaaaaaaacttaaataaaaaatgaaatttgatgcATAATAAATGAGTGAAATAGCAAATGCccctgaaatttcaaaattcgtcaaataccccccTGAAATCTCAAAATAGACAAATACTCCCTTGCAAATTCGAAATGTCAATCAAATACCCCTGAAATTTCGAAATAGACAAATACCCCCCTGAAATTTCGAAATGTCAATCAAATACCCCCATAAATTTTTGATtgacattttgaaatttcagggagtttttttgcctattttgaaatttcatgagagtatttgcctattttgaaatttcagggggtatttgtCATTTTACACCATAATAAATATGGTAGTTGATCATGAGGCAAGTAGGCCATAATAAAGTGCAGTTATGACCATTGGTTATACTTACATTACAAAAAGAGACCAAATTGTGTTAATGTCtataaacaaaattcaaaatgatcgtcattgggctcaagtggttaatgagcttcaaaGGACGAATTGTTCGGGAGAACCGAGTTCGATTCTTgggtgaaacaattttttggcCAGACTTTGTTGGATTTATCTCCTtataattgtttatttattgatttaaataaGTGGATATTACTCACTAAGTGCACATTGTGGTAATTATCCATTAAGGCTAAATTGGTCTTTTATCATTCCCCTCTTTTTAGTAATTGCCCATTAATTCTGATCAGACTGAGAAGAGCAGTTAAATATATATCTGATACACGTACAATAACTTCCTTGATGGATAGAAGTTATATATGCATTGTAGTCCATATTTGCTTTGGTTCCCTAAGCCTGACATGTCTATTTAGTAAAACTTACGCCATCTAAGGGAGATTGTAGAAGGGTTCAGAAGAGCCTCAACAACCTCAAACCTCTGGCAAACAAGAGCAATCCTCAAGCAAGAACAACCTTTAAGCAAGAGCAATGGCGGGAGGTATTTCGGctatttaatttcaatttcgTTTCCGCTGTTTAAGGTTGAATTTCGCTCATGATATTGTAGAAATTctatcagactttacttacctcgcggtcGAACTTTGGATTACTAGGGCtcccttcccctaggaaccagagggttataaaccaaaaaaaaattcaaaatgatCAAAAGAGGTTAAAAACCCACAAAAAGTGAGATAGTTTCGAGAACTCTATCTGTCAAAGGGGGGATGAAAGTCATattgtttaaactttaaaggAAACAGGAAGTTAAATGAGTTAAGCGCTAAATTACAACATATGTAATCTACTTGAATTACTCCTTTTTTACGTGCTTGTTCATCTTGGTGGAAGACAACTTTGAACCAATCAAGTCTTAAGCTTTCGTCATTTTGATCAAGGGAAGTAATGGAAGTTCCAG
This portion of the Trifolium pratense cultivar HEN17-A07 linkage group LG3, ARS_RC_1.1, whole genome shotgun sequence genome encodes:
- the LOC123913282 gene encoding subtilisin-like protease SBT5.3 isoform X2, whose translation is MYGFQTIYVAACTYMHVFQASIMLEHPNVQYVSLSETSKLLTTHSWVFLRLAIKNGNFPNASIWKKSLGEDIIIGNIDTGVWPESESFNDEGMGPIPAKWRGICQTNRDNWDNFHCNKKLIGAKYFYQNFCQSDGGGHSLLFSPRDYDGHGTHTLATSGGNFVPRASSCGLGHGTASGGAPRARVACYKVCWPNDKEEQQCNDLDVVDAYDAAIHDGVDVISVSMGYDKDRKFTYGGSYRSSFKAVANGKIVVKAAGNKGPEPKTIVNCEPWAITVAATTTDRDFFCDVTLGDNRVFKAKAFNKFKLRHGKFYPLASGADVKYHYASDTDAMFCKTGALDPNKVKGKIIFCYLGGGSDENTKAKEAYSLGAIGLILGRDRNREVQVVDDQDPLPTAHVDYKDAVRILKYINYNRYPVAHISKVRTEYDVKPNGQGISAAGFITREQEAQTTNCI
- the LOC123913282 gene encoding subtilisin-like protease SBT5.3 isoform X1, which gives rise to MYGFQTIYVAACTYMHVFQASIMLGAYKFVPELWLKKQPLKKQYDVMRFMQMFSEHHHEPTVPDKPPQTGCKIKQSYIVCLGSHRQADDRQSMTNSHGDLLGPHVQRYLAMLNEEEAAHISKHPNVQYVSLSETSKLLTTHSWVFLRLAIKNGNFPNASIWKKSLGEDIIIGNIDTGVWPESESFNDEGMGPIPAKWRGICQTNRDNWDNFHCNKKLIGAKYFYQNFCQSDGGGHSLLFSPRDYDGHGTHTLATSGGNFVPRASSCGLGHGTASGGAPRARVACYKVCWPNDKEEQQCNDLDVVDAYDAAIHDGVDVISVSMGYDKDRKFTYGGSYRSSFKAVANGKIVVKAAGNKGPEPKTIVNCEPWAITVAATTTDRDFFCDVTLGDNRVFKAKAFNKFKLRHGKFYPLASGADVKYHYASDTDAMFCKTGALDPNKVKGKIIFCYLGGGSDENTKAKEAYSLGAIGLILGRDRNREVQVVDDQDPLPTAHVDYKDAVRILKYINYNRYPVAHISKVRTEYDVKPNGQGISAAGFITREQEAQTTNCI